From a single Lates calcarifer isolate ASB-BC8 linkage group LG12, TLL_Latcal_v3, whole genome shotgun sequence genomic region:
- the phc2b gene encoding LOW QUALITY PROTEIN: polyhomeotic-like protein 2b (The sequence of the model RefSeq protein was modified relative to this genomic sequence to represent the inferred CDS: inserted 3 bases in 2 codons): MESETGAPASTASSTGTTTSSTSTSSSSTTAASSTSTSNTTATTSITSTSSSNSSSSSSSSSNTSNSSSSSTTAGRQAVSQLSAVYSGMPDRQTVQVFQQALHRQPNTAAQYLQQMYAAQQQHLMLQTAALQQQHSLSTAQLQSLAAVQQASIAAGRQSSSQNGTSSQQTGSTQATINLTTSPAAAQLISRAQSISSTPTSISQQAVLLGSPSSPTLTASQAQMYLRAQMAQQSNLVQVARSLGRAVPLSPQLIFTPTATVTAVQSESSTQASSQNQVQNLAIRGQQGATTSSSQTQTLQALSLKQSPVPIQPTSLIKNSSQGTQAATGGKTSSSDSLSDGGKKGDGAAVTEXRAINMSRSVTAVGAQPLIAPAYTQIQPHSLVHQHKQQQQFVVHQSQGSQKTTGQLLQTASIQPSQHPVPVLPKXPAPHQPSTPSQQATIFHSTISPHALHSSLSHAKAQPVQLTAINLQIQPTASRLVQDSKDKPTSLVVRETCTTPSTQQQQQQQQQQQQQQQQQQQQQQQQQQQQQQQQQQQQPTPLPSQPTKPVEQPKVDTATPAVQPQGGGTTKRPSAAPGSPPPAMTSGNESEAPSVTGSTPQNGENKPPQAIVKPQVLTHVIEGFVIQEGAEPFPVCVERLPILIDSPKKLDHQLSSDPDKTPVSNAANTDSEPEDQPEKEQEPKLTCEYCGWVDFAYTFKGSKRFCSVVCAKRYNVGCTKRIGLFHPERNKPTNRWRRRSQGRSSIEAKKQKLSPSPQQTQGGSISSPHPSQPSQEESSPCSDMSSYEEPPSPLSAASSGPHLAPTPAPAQVTVHRQPSRASDQEGCTGRDAPSLCQRFLPNDPAKWNVEEVYEFIRSLPGCQEIADEFRSQEIDGQALLLLKEDHLMSTMNIKLGPALKIFARINMLKDL; the protein is encoded by the exons ATGGAGAGTGAGACGGGGGCCCCTGCCTCCACGGCCAGCAGCACCGggaccaccacctcctccacctccaccagctcctccagcacCACAGCTGCCAGCAGTACTAGTACCTCTAACACTACTGCTACTACTTCTATCACTTCCACTAGCAGTAGTaatagcagtagcagcagcagtagtagtagtaacacTAGCAATAGTTCCAGTAGTAGTACTACAGCAGGAAGACAGGCAGTGTCtcagctgtctgctgtttaCAGTGGGATGCCTGACCGACAAACAGTGCAG GTGTTCCAGCAGGCGCTACACAGACAGCCCAACACGGCAGCACAGTACCTGCAGCAGATGTACGCcgctcagcagcagcatcttaTGTTGCAAACTGCAgccctccagcagcagcacagcctcaGCACCGCTCAGCTCCAGAGCCTGGCCGCTGTACAGCAG GCCAGTATCGCAGCTGGGCGGCAAAGCTCCTCACAGAATGGCACTTCATCTCAGCAAACGGGATCTACTCAGGCTACG ATCAACCTGACCACCTCCCCAGCGGCAGCTCAGCTGATCAGCCGGGCCCAGAGCATTAGTTCTACCCCCACCAGTATTTCCCAGCAGGCTGTTCTGCTGGGCAGCCCATCCAGTCCCACTCTCACAGCCAGCCAGGCACAGATGTACCTGCGTGCACAGATG gCGCAGCAGAGTAACCTGGTGCAGGTGGCCAGGAGCCTGGGCAGGGCTGTTCCACTGTCCCCTCAGCTCATCTTCACTCCAACAGCCACAGTGACGGCTGTCCAGTCAGAAAGCTCCACGCAGGCCTCCTCTCAG AATCAGGTACAGAACCTTGCTATCCGTGGCCAGCAGGGGGCGACCACGTCTTCCTCTCAAACTCAGACTCTGCAGGCTCTCAGTCTGAAGCAGAGCCCTGTGCCCATCCAGCCCACCTCACTGATCAAGAATTCTAGCCAGGGGACGCAGGCCGCCACAGGGGGGAAGACCAGCTCCTCCGACAGCCTCTCCGATGGAGGGAAGAAGGGAGATGGTGCAGCAGTCACAG GTCGAGCTATAAACATGAGCCGCAGTGTTACGGCTGTCGGTGCTCAGCCTCTGATTGCTCCAG cGTACACTCAGATTCAGCCGCACTCCCTGGTTCATCagcacaagcagcagcagcagttcgTGGTCCACCAGAGTCAAGGTTCCCAGAAGACGACGGgccagctgctgcagacagcCTCCATTCAGCCATCGCAGCACCCTGTCCCCGTGCTTCCCAA CCCTGCTCCACACCAGCCCTCCACGCCCAGCCAGCAGGCCACCATCTTCCACTCCACCATCAGCCCCCACGccctccactcctccctcaGCCACGCCAAAGCTCAGCCCGTCCAGCTCACCGCCATCAACCTTCAAATACAGCCAACG GCCTCTCGACTGGTTCAGGACAGTAAAGATAAGCCGACCTCACTGGTGGTGAGAGAGACGTGTACGACCCCATCCactcagcaacagcagcaacagcaacaacagcaacagcaacagcaacagcaacagcaacaacaacagcagcaacaacagcagcagcagcagcagcagcagcagcaacagcaacctACACCTTTGCCGTCACAACCCACCAAGCCTGTAGAGCAGCCCAAGGTCGACACAGCTACACCAGCTGTTCAGCCACAAG GAGGGGGCACGACCAAGAGGCCGAGCGCTGCACCTGGGTCCCCACCTCCAGCCATGACCTCAGGAAATGAGAGCGAGGCGCCCAGCGTGACGGGCAGCACCCCGCAGAATGGAGAGAACAAACCACCCCAGGCCATCGTCAAGCCCCAGGTCCTCACACATGTCATCGAGGGCTTTGTCATCCAGGAGGGAGCTGAGCCGTTCCCGGTCTGT GTGGAGCGCCTGCCCATCCTTATTGACAGCCCAAAGAAGCTGGATCATCAGCTGTCCTCAGACCCTGACAAAACCCCAGTCAGCAACGCAGCAAACACAGACTCTGAGCCGGAGGACCAGCCAG aaaaagaacaagaaccGAAGCTGACGTGTGAGTACTGCGGCTGGGTTGACTTCGCCTACACCTTCAAGGGCTCTAAAAGATTCTGCTCGGTGGTTTGTGCAAAGAG GTACAACGTGGGTTGCACAAAGAGGATAGGCCTTTTCCATCCAGAGAGGAATAAACCAACGAACCGCTGGCGTAGAAGATCTCAGGGTCGCTCCAGTATAGAGGCAAAGaagcag AAGCTGTCCCCCTCACCGCAGCAGACTCAGGGCGGCTCCATATCCTCACCGCATCCCTCGCAACCCAGTCAGGAGGAGTCCAGCCCATGTTCGGACATGTCCAGCTACGAGGAGCCGCCATCCCCCTTGTCAGCAGCCAGCTCGGGACCCCACCTGGCCCCCACCCCAGCTCCGGCTCAGGTCACCGTCCACCGGCAGCCGAGCAGGGCCTCGGACCAGGAGGGCTGCACTGGGAGGGACGCGCCCTCGCTCTGTCAGCGCTTCTTGCCCAACGACCCTGCCAAGTGGAATGTGGAGGAGGTTTATGAGTTCATCCGTTCACTGCCAG GTTGTCAGGAGATAGCGGATGAGTTTCGGTCTCAGGAGATCGATGGACAGGCCTTGCTCCTGTTAAAAGAGGACCACCTCATGAGCACCATGAACATTAAACTGGGGCCTGCGCTCAAGATCTTTGCACGCATCAACATGCTTAAAGACTTATAG